A region of Salvelinus alpinus chromosome 24, SLU_Salpinus.1, whole genome shotgun sequence DNA encodes the following proteins:
- the LOC139551897 gene encoding NEDD4-binding protein 2-like 1, with the protein MTGGVMEYLVHDLKAVASPPSVLRAKETFLRREARREGERPAEKERGQERRREARREGERPAEKERGQQRRREASREGEASREGERPAEKERGQERHSKILEEYGSGEAFSTDDYFRVNGKMVGFHKKYLQEAHEWNRNRVLQAIRGKVHPIVIDNTNMYKWEMWPYVRMAFRRGYWIEFEDLPVIPLEILNSWCPQIPMEVLERMNEGYEPVKKIWDVIYDYKSRGWWMPSPERLQNHW; encoded by the exons AGCTAAGGAGACTTTTTTAAGGAGAGAggccaggagagaaggagagaggccagcagagaaggagagaggccaggagagaaggagagaggccaggagagaaggagagaggccagcagagaaggagagaggccagcagagaaggagagaggccagcagagaaggagaggccagcagagaaggagagaggccagcagagaaggagagaggccaggAGAGGCACAG taaaATCTTGGAGGAGTATGGGTCTGGAGAAGCCTTCAGCACAGACGACTACTTCAGGGTGAATGGGAAGATGGTTGGGTTCCACAAGAAATACCTGCAAGAAGCTCATGAATGGAACCGTAACAGAG TTCTTCAAGCCATCAGAGGAAAAGTCCATCCGATCGTGATTGACAACACCAATATGTATAAATGGGAGATGTGGCCTTATGTCCGAATG GCGTTTCGCCGTGGCTACTGGATCGAGTTTGAGGACCTCCCTGTCATTCCGTTAGAGATTCTCAACAG TTGGTGTCCTCAGATCCCCATGGAGGTGTTAGAGAGGATGAACGAAGGTTATGAGCCCGTAAAGAAAATATGGGATGTCATCTATGACTACAAGTCCAGAGGGTGGTGGATGCCAAGCCCAGAGAGACTGCAGAACCACTGGTGA